DNA sequence from the Pedobacter sp. W3I1 genome:
TGGCCCTTGTCTGCTTGGCAACGGACTACGTTTTAACTTTATATTCAGGTCTTTTGTATTGATCGGAATAGTATCAATTTCCTGTGCATATAATTTTGTAGAGCAGAAACTTAGAATCAGGATTATGGCAGCTAAACAGTTCTTCATTACCTACAAAGAAAAAGAAAAATTTTATAGATAAAAAGCATTTAACAAAATGATTGTCGGATTGACAATTGAAGCTAAAGTGAAAGTGGCAGTTTCATATCTTTTTGATCCAACCATACCAATTACCATTTTTTAGATAATTTAGGTCAGTTTCATAGTCGTAGGCCTCTTTCTCAAAAACAATGTTCCGATAGGCCAGATCGTGTTTTTTGTATCTGATAAGGTTGATCAGATAGTTGAGCAGGTATAAGATATAAAATGGGAATACCAGTAATTCCAACTGCTGGCGCAAATGGATTTTCTCGTGATTAATAATCTCCGGATCGTTTTTAAGCTTTGCCGTTTTTAAAAGGATAAACGGAAATATAGCCATGCCGGCTGCCGGGAGTTTTTTAACGATCAGGATGGGCGCTTTCACAACTTATCGATCGTTATTTTGGGCAAGGTTGGCAATTGTAAGGCTTTAGGATTTAACCGGTAGCTTTTATAGGCATTCCGGATGAAAAGATTAAAGGAATAATCTGTTGCATCCAATACAAATTGATAGGTAGGGCGATACTGCTGCATAAAATCGGTCAATTCAGCATCTTTTATCCCTAATACCTGACTAACCAGACTGGCATTGAAACGATAATCGATCAAATCTTCACGATAATCTTTTTCCAGGATTTTTTGGAGGTGACGGGCATTTCTTCCTTGTTTGCTTAACAGGTTATAGATCGCATCGATCCCTAAACCAACACCTCCATTACCTAAATTCAATAAATCTTTACTACTTCCTTTCATGGTTTGGTAACGATATTCCTGAACGTTTTTTTCGTATTGCTGTTGCGGGCTCAATCTTTTTTGTTGAATAAGTACATCGCGCAGTCTTATACCCAGCGATCTGAGTTGAAAGTATGCGGCAGTTTGTCCCTTAAAAACAATAGTATCTACTCCGTAGCCTGATAAAGCCGCAACCAAAGTATCGCCTGGTAGCGCAAAGGTGCTAAACTCGCCTTTCGTATTGTTGTATAAACCGTCGCCCGTGCGGATATTATAGATATAAACCTTGGCCAAACGCTGCTTGGTTTCTTTATCAATAACAATTCCCTGCACAGGTTTATTCTGTGCATGAAGCCATGTAGAGAAGCCACAAAAAAATATAAAGGGAATAAAAAATTTCATTAAGCTACAAAACTACAAATATCTGGCAGGCTATGTTTGTACTTAACATTATTTAACCTTAAGTATTTGACCTAGTTTAATGGCATCTGTACTCATTTCGTTCAGCATTTTTAACTGATCAACCGTTAAATTAAAACGTTTTGCTATGTTATAAAGCGTATCTCCTTTAACAACGGTATAAGTGCCATCAGCAAGAATGGGTTTAGCGCCTGCAGGTGGGGTTTCGACTGGTGTAAATTTAGCCTTTTCCTGGGGGATATTTTGATTGATCTCTGAAAAAACACGATCTTCACGGGCAATCTTTTGCTTTTCGCTTTCCGATTGATCGTATTGGTAAAGCTGGTATTTTTCGATGGTGTTGATTAACAAATCAGGATATTTGGGATTGGTTGCATAACCTGCTGTTTTTAATCCCTGTGCCCAACTTTTGTAATCGTTTTTATCCAGCTGGAAAAGAAAACTATAACGCTTGCGTTTTAAAAATTCAGAATGATCTCTAAAAGATTCGCGGGCATCTTTATACACCCTAAAGCAATCGTTTTTCTGGTCGTCATCGCGGAAATAATTTTTTCCTTTCCAATCTGATGTGCATTTGATGCCAAAGTGGTTGTTTGCGTATTTAGCCAGATCACTGTTTCCACTACCCGATTCTAAAATTCCCTGCGCCAAAGTAATACTTGCAGGGATACCGTTTGCATTCATCTCTTCTACCGCTACGCCTTTAAACTCATCAATATAACTTAAGGTATTGTAGCTTTTGTACGAATTGTTATTGGCTTTGTTGGCTGCTTTTTCGATCTGTTTGTTGTTTTTAGAAAATTTCCGCGAACAGCACGAGCTAAAAATAACAAGAATTGCCGCTAATAGAATATAATGATTGTATGAACGCATTGGTGGATATATGGGGTTAATTGGTTAACTGTGAACTGAAAATTGCAAACTGGATATGGGTTAATTGTTTAAATCGGTTAATTGGTTAGCTGTGAATTAAAAATTGCAAACCAGATAAGGTTAGTTGTAAAATTCGACTTTGAACTTAGGACTCTTAGCTTGAAACTCTCAACCCCAAGCTCCTAACTCAAAACTTCAACTTCTGTCCTGGTTTTAAGGTAGCTTTTTTTATACCGTTTTTTTGCATGAGGGCCTTAACGGTGGTACCTTTCTTTTTGGCAATTATACTCAGGTTATCTCCAGATTTTATGGTATAAGTTTTTGTTGTTCTTCTGCTTTTTGTGCGGTGGCGAACTGGTGCTGCATACACGGGCTCTTCATACCCCTCTGGCCGCTCGTCGTATTGATAGAGTTCATATTTTTTAATTAACCCAATTACCTGGCTGGCCCAGCTTCTACTGCTGGCATAACCACAGCGGCGGATGCCGTAAGCCCAGCCTTTGTAATCGTATTGACCGTATTTTTCAAAAAGATTATTAAAAGGCTGGCGGGTTTCCATAATTTCTACAAAATGACTATAAGATTCATCTGCATTTAAATAATCGCGATAGGATGAATGGATTTCGGTATTGTTATTCGAACCTTTTACCCCAAAATGATTGTTAAGGTGCTGTGCAATTCTACTGTTTCCTGAGCCCGATTCATGGATGGCAACAGCCAGGATAATACTGGCTGGGATTTTATGGTCGTGCATTAAACCCTGTGCATATTCTAAATGCTCCGCAATATATTCTTCTGTGTCTTGTGCTTTTGTAACAATTCCCGTTAAAAGGAGCAGACAAAAAGTAAAGATTTTCTTAGTCATGGTTAACTGTACAAATTGTTTAATGGGTTAAATGCACGATTAACCGATTAAAATAATTAACCGATTAACCACTATATGTTAAGCTTTCTTCCTAATCACAAACAAACCATCGCGAACAGGTAATATCAATTTCTCAACCCGTTCATCTGCAGCTATTTTATCATTAAAACTAGTAATATTTCTGGTGTCTTTATCCTGTTTCTCCTGAAGTACTTTTCCACCCCATAGTACATTATCCACAATGATAATCCCACCTGGGCGAACGCGATCAAAAATGAGATCGTAATAGGTGCCATTGTTTTTCTTATCTGCATCTATAAAAACAATGTCGAAAACTTCGTCTAAACCCGCTATTGTGGTGGTGGCATCACCTAAGATGTAGTTGATCTGATTGTTAAATGCAGATTGGGCAAAGTTACGGCGAACCATATCTTCCAATTCCTCATTAATATCCAGCGTATACAGTAGACCATCTTTTGTTAAGCCTTCAGCAAGGCATAAAGTGGCATAACCGGTAAAAGTGCCGATTTCTAAAATCCTTTTAGGGGAAATCATTTTGCTGAGCATGCTCAAAACCCGGCCCTGATAGTGGCCAGATAACATACGGGGCATTAAAACTTTAAGGTTGGTCTCGCGATCTATCTGTTGAAGCAGTTCGCTTTCAGGTTCGCAATAGGCAATTAGTAAATCTTGTAAATCGTCGTTTATTAGGCTCATTTGTTGGTTATAAACGGTTACTTTCCATAAAATATTGTAAAATGATGGTTGCGGCAATGGTATCAACCCGATCTTTATCTCTTCTGTCCATTTTTTTTAGGCCACTTTGCATAATGGCCTGATGGGCGAGTTTAGAGGTAAAACGCTCGTCGACCCAGTGCCTTGGGATATCAGGAAATGATTTTTTTAACAATGTAGCAAAACCCTTTACGTGTTGTGCCGAATCAGACGGAGAACCATCCATTTGTTTTGGGTCGCCAAGCACAAAAGCCTCAACCTGCTCGGTAAGCATGTATTTTTTAACATATTCAATCACGTCTTTTGGGTGCACTGTGTCCAGCCCTGTTGCAATAATCTGCAAAGGATCGGTTACCGCAATGCCGATGCGTTTTGTTCCGTAATCAAATGCGAGGATCCGTGCCATAAGTTAAGCGTTGGGCGCCTGGCGCAAAGCGTTGGCCCATTTTTAAATTTTTAAAAAGCCCAAAGGTAAGGTTTTTGGAATAATCGGTAAATCTAAGAGGTAATGCGTTGGTAACGTATACGTTATTGGCTAAAAAAAATGATTTGTTCATTTTTTGGAAAGCAAAACCTGTAGTACTTAGGTATGTCCAGTCCTGCTGTATGCTTTAGCTCTCATGCTTCGGGGCTGCCGCTTCCATCAGGTTTAATTAACGCAGGCCGGTATGGATTGGGTGAAGCTGCAGGCGTACTATTTGATATTTCCGAAGAATTACTGACTTAGTTAACTAAACCTGATAAAGCGTAAAGCCCACAGCGTAGCGAGGACTTGAAGCGATAGCAGGACTTTCGGAACCGAAACGCACGATGCTTTGCTTTTCAAAATGTATAAACACATAAATTAACCGCAGGACTAATGAGACTCTGCCAGTCTAAACTCCATGGCTTAGGGATCTATTAATGTTAAATGTGTGTTTAAAAAGTAAGATCATGATGTCGAATGTGTGAATCTCATATCTATTTCTTATTTTGCACCAAATGCAGTTTAAAGAAATCATCGGACAGGAAAGAGTGAAGCAACAATTGGTGCAAACGGTTAAAGAAAACCGAATTAGCCATGCGCAACTATTTTTGTCGCCTGCTGGTTCTGGTGCTGTACCGCTTGCTATTGCCTATGCACAATACATTAATTGCCTTAATAAAAGCGAAAATGATAGTTGCGGCGAATGTTCGAGTTGTAGAAAATACGAACGTTTAATTCATCCCGACCTGCATTTCTCCTATCCTTTTTTTGCCTCGGCAAGTGTAAAAACCGCTGTAGATGTATTGGAAGAATGGCGGGCCATGTTAATGCAGGATCCTTATTTCGATATGGATATCTGGCGTTCCAAACTCGATGCAGCCAATAAACAAGCCAATATTAACATTGCCGAATGCCACGATATTATTTAAAAAACTAAGTTATAAAGCCTTCGAAGCCGAAACGAAGGTTTTAATTATGTGGCTGCCCGAATATTTGGATAAGGCTGGAAATGCTTTGTTGAAATTAATTGAAGAGCCACCTGCAAATACTTTATTTATTTTAATCGCACAAAGTCAGGATCAGATTTTGACTACCATTTTATCCAGAACGCAAATTGTGAAAATTCCAAAGCTTTCATCAGAAGAGGTAACCGGATTTTTATTAAATGCAAGTGGATTAACGGAGCATCAGGCCATCGATTATTCATTTTTGGCTGATGGAAATTTAATTGAGGCAAAAGCCCTGGCAGCAGATACGCAAAGCGAC
Encoded proteins:
- a CDS encoding glucosaminidase domain-containing protein gives rise to the protein MRSYNHYILLAAILVIFSSCCSRKFSKNNKQIEKAANKANNNSYKSYNTLSYIDEFKGVAVEEMNANGIPASITLAQGILESGSGNSDLAKYANNHFGIKCTSDWKGKNYFRDDDQKNDCFRVYKDARESFRDHSEFLKRKRYSFLFQLDKNDYKSWAQGLKTAGYATNPKYPDLLINTIEKYQLYQYDQSESEKQKIAREDRVFSEINQNIPQEKAKFTPVETPPAGAKPILADGTYTVVKGDTLYNIAKRFNLTVDQLKMLNEMSTDAIKLGQILKVK
- a CDS encoding glucosaminidase domain-containing protein; this encodes MTKKIFTFCLLLLTGIVTKAQDTEEYIAEHLEYAQGLMHDHKIPASIILAVAIHESGSGNSRIAQHLNNHFGVKGSNNNTEIHSSYRDYLNADESYSHFVEIMETRQPFNNLFEKYGQYDYKGWAYGIRRCGYASSRSWASQVIGLIKKYELYQYDERPEGYEEPVYAAPVRHRTKSRRTTKTYTIKSGDNLSIIAKKKGTTVKALMQKNGIKKATLKPGQKLKF
- a CDS encoding O-methyltransferase produces the protein MSLINDDLQDLLIAYCEPESELLQQIDRETNLKVLMPRMLSGHYQGRVLSMLSKMISPKRILEIGTFTGYATLCLAEGLTKDGLLYTLDINEELEDMVRRNFAQSAFNNQINYILGDATTTIAGLDEVFDIVFIDADKKNNGTYYDLIFDRVRPGGIIIVDNVLWGGKVLQEKQDKDTRNITSFNDKIAADERVEKLILPVRDGLFVIRKKA
- the ruvX gene encoding Holliday junction resolvase RuvX, coding for MARILAFDYGTKRIGIAVTDPLQIIATGLDTVHPKDVIEYVKKYMLTEQVEAFVLGDPKQMDGSPSDSAQHVKGFATLLKKSFPDIPRHWVDERFTSKLAHQAIMQSGLKKMDRRDKDRVDTIAATIILQYFMESNRL